From the genome of Ziziphus jujuba cultivar Dongzao chromosome 6, ASM3175591v1, one region includes:
- the LOC107424096 gene encoding disease resistance protein RPP2B-like codes for MLDAGNSFVKIGLTVLIEKSLIESCENNELWMHDLLRQVGQTIVRDEHREPGKRSRLWDVKDVCHVLERNTGTAAVEGISFNMSKISKDIKVCHAAFSEMYNLRILKIYCDKKFKLSWLYPLKSLPSMFSPENLVELILRGSHIQKLWNHHEVKSVPTLRRIDLSYSKFLTQISNLSLAPSLSINLEGCKSLVQVLSSLQNLEKLTYLNLNGCSKHRDLDDKSKRAEGYLDVARLGGIKNLWKNFTYLKSCIQNFTGNLCLYSSQGHISQKFAPNLRCLLLRQTAIETLPPSIGDLSGLVQLDLFSCRNFKSLPSSICHLKSLESLNLCACEKLKKFPKILKPMKRLSYLKLSYSGIKDLSESVVNLVSLRYLETCGCKDLEFLPNYLCTLRNLKRITLSYCSKNKKLPSLPQSLHELCVDNCERLKYLPELPSLCKNLSASGCTSLENISTWSAAPLLDHLSDIYVYTDSIDFYGCEKWDQNTHNTMIADRAVIQILARIKVAWTIDDGSLYKYHNCTKYDMFNKSSSDHVLIWYVKRQSSKYCQGLDGLDWPTTCSTEASFHVCLDYYDWVSKLSNVGSEYGEIKKFGVRFVYKQDMERCDAETE; via the exons ATGTTAGATGCAGGTAACTCCTTTGTGAAAATTGGATTAACTGTTCTTATTGAAAAGTCTTTAATTGAAAGTTGTGAAAACAACGAGCTCTGGATGCATGATTTACTGCGGCAAGTGGGTCAGACAATTGTTCGTGACGAACACAGAGAACCTGGTAAACGTAGTCGATTGTGGGATGTTAAAGATGTTTGCCATGTCTTGGAAAGAAATACG GGTACCGCAGCAGTTGAAGGCATCTCATTCAACATGTCTAAAATTAGTAAAGATATAAAAGTGTGCCATGCAGCCTTCTCAGAGATGTATAATCTACGaattctcaaaatttattgtgACAAGAAGTTCAAACT GTCTTGGTTATACCCTTTAAAATCTTTGCCATCAATGTTTTCTCCTGAAAATCTTGTTGAACTGATACTACGTGGCAGCCATATACAAAAACTTTGGAATCATCATGAAGTTAAG TCTGTTCCAACATTAAGGAGGATCGATCTTAGCTATTCCAAGTTCCTTACTCAAATATCAAATCTGTCTCTGGCTCCGAGTCTGAGTATAAATCTTGAAGGCTGTAAAAGCCTGGTTCAGGTGCTTTCATCTCTTCAAAATCTTGAGAAGCTTACTTATCTAAATTTGAATGGCTGCTCCAAACACAGAGATCTTGATGATAAATCAAAAAGAGCAGAGGGGTACTTGGATGTTGCAAGGTTAGGAGGCATTAAGAATCTTTGGAAGAATTTCACATATCTCAAAAGTTGCATCCAAAATTTTACAGGCAATTTATGTCTCTACTCATCTCAGGGTCACATTTCCCAAAAGTTTGCACCCAATTTAAGATGTTTACTTTTACGTCAGACAGCTATAGAGACACTGCCACCATCAATTGGGGATCTCTCGGGTCTCGTGCAACTAGATTTGTTTTCTTGCAGAAACTTTAAAAGTCTTCCATCAAGCATTTGTCATTTGAAATCTCTTGAATCATTAAATCTATGTGCTTGTGAGAAACTGAAAAAGTTTCCCAAAATCTTGAAGCCCATGAAACGCTTAAGTTATCTTAAGTTATCTTACTCAGGGATTAAAGATTTGTCAGAGTCCGTTGTAAATCTAGTATCCCTCAGATATTTAGAGACATGTGGTTGCAAGGATCTTGAGTTTCTTCCCAACTATCTATGTACTTTAAGGAACCTTAAGAGGATAACGCTTTCCTActgttcaaaaaataaaaaattgccttCCCTTCCACAATCTTTGCACGAGTTGTGTGTGGATAATTGTGAGAGATTGAAATATTTACCGGAGCTTCCATCGCTTTGTAAGAATTTGTCTGCAAGTGGCTGCACGTCACTGGAGAACATTTCAACCTGGAGTGCCGCCCCACTATTGGACCATCTGTCCGATATCTATGTTTATACTGATTCTATTGATTTTTACGGATGTGAAAAATGGGATCAGAATACACACAACACCATGATAGCTGATCGTGCAGTAATTCAAATTCTGGCTCGTATAAAAGTTGCATGG ACCATCGACGATGGTAGTCTTTACAAATATCATAATTGTACTAAGTACGACATGTTTAACAAGTCTAGTTCAGATCACGTGCTCATATGGTATGTAAAAAGACAGTCTTCGAAATATTGCCAAGGATTGGATGGACTAGATTGGCCCACTACTTGTAGTACTGAGGCCTCTTTCCATGTCTGTCTTGATTATTATGATTGGGTCTCGAAGCTCAGCAACGTAGGAAGTGAGTATGGCGAGATTAAGAAGTTTGGGGTTCGGTTTGTATACAAACAAGACATGGAGAGATGTGATGCAGAAACTGAATGA
- the LOC132804058 gene encoding disease resistance protein RPV1-like has product MAASSFIHGKLSRLKVLIVLDDVDSSKQLDDIVGPYDHFAPGSIIIVTTKNKQVLIEKEADDIYKLAGLNHKESLELFNLHAFGNNSPSKDYEMLVNHATRYADGHPLALKVLGSFLHSKSTDEWEKCIK; this is encoded by the exons ATGGCAG CATCATCTTTTATTCATGGCAAGCTCAGCCGCTTAAAAGTCCTCATTGTTCTAGATGATGTGGATAGTTCAAAGCAGTTAGATGATATAGTTGGACCATATGACCACTTTGCACCTGGGAGTATAATCATTGTCACAACTAAAAACAAGCAAGTGCTAATTGAAAAAGAAGCTGATGATATTTACAAGCTTGCAGGGTTAAATCATAAAGAATCTTTAGAGCTGTTCAATTTGCATGCTTTTGGAAACAATTCTCCTTCAAAAGATTATGAAATGCTGGTAAACCATGCGACACGCTACGCTGATGGACATCCATTGGCTCTTAAAGTGTTGGGTTCTTTCCTTCACTCCAAAAGCACAGATGAATGGGAAAAGTgcattaaataa